From Granulicella cerasi, a single genomic window includes:
- a CDS encoding TetR/AcrR family transcriptional regulator — protein MKNATKESSKTAMVAEKDRLIVLSAREHFLRDGFSGASMDAIARSAGVSVKTIYSHFANKNELFSHVMVAACTDHLLSEPLPPEEALAKQFAWFANATQPGLARAGVEYLQHLLSEEQVALYRVVTRDADQFPELGQHYQKNIARGRTGILIAYLKSVARKRSWLKRDAAQDAALYEALLRGAFYEQVLHGLVKVNPDAIEAQARSAASRMWRVLTTEQKESHRSTRIQGATR, from the coding sequence ATGAAGAATGCGACGAAGGAGAGTTCCAAGACGGCCATGGTGGCTGAGAAGGATCGCCTGATCGTATTGAGCGCCCGTGAGCATTTTCTGCGGGACGGATTTTCAGGGGCTTCCATGGATGCGATCGCGCGTTCTGCGGGTGTCTCCGTGAAGACGATTTACAGCCATTTTGCAAACAAGAACGAGCTTTTCAGCCATGTCATGGTCGCTGCTTGCACCGACCATCTTCTCTCCGAGCCTCTTCCCCCTGAGGAAGCGTTGGCGAAGCAGTTTGCCTGGTTTGCAAACGCAACGCAGCCTGGGCTCGCGCGAGCGGGTGTGGAGTATCTTCAGCACCTGCTCTCGGAGGAGCAGGTGGCACTCTATCGCGTGGTGACACGAGACGCTGATCAATTCCCGGAACTGGGACAGCATTACCAGAAGAACATTGCTCGCGGCAGAACTGGCATTCTGATCGCCTACCTCAAGAGCGTTGCCCGGAAGCGGTCCTGGCTCAAACGAGATGCTGCTCAGGATGCTGCGCTCTACGAAGCCTTGCTGCGTGGTGCATTCTACGAACAAGTGTTGCATGGTCTCGTCAAAGTCAACCCGGATGCGATCGAGGCACAGGCGCGCTCCGCCGCCAGCAGGATGTGGCGGGTTCTCACGACGGAACAAAAGGAGTCCCACCGATCGACAAGGATCCAAGGCGCGACAAGGTGA